A stretch of DNA from Microbacterium saperdae:
CTTCATGAAGGTGCTGCGCGAGGCCGGCGTCATCCGCAATGAACCCCACGGGCGCCGACGGATGCTGACACTCCGCCGCGACGATCTCGACGCATTGTTCCCCGGACTTCTGGAGTCGGTGCTCCGCGGCTAGCGCGGCGCTGCGCACATGGCTCGGCCCTGTGCGCCTCGCTCGGTCTCAGGCGGCAGATCTGGCCGAGGCAAGCGCACATGGCCGCGGCGGATGCGCGAACCAGGGCCTCAACTCTGTCCAGTCGTGATCGGATCAGTTCCCCGGCTCCCCGCGCGGCATGCCGGAGTATTGGAATACATTCGAACAAAACTTCGAATGTCGAGCTTTCGCGCGGTAAAATCGAGCATGCCCAAACTCCTCGCACTGCACGACGCGGTCCTCCGCCTCGAGGCCGCGTGGGCAGATGCTGATGACGCGCTGGACTTGACGAGGAATCAGCTCATCGGGGTCCATGAGGCGATCGGTGCGCTGCAGCGCCAACTCGATGCCGTGCATGCAGATGTCGCTGCGGGCATCGCGCGGGAGTCTCGACTCGAACTCGGCGCCGATGGCTTGGCCAAGCAGCGGGGATACCGTTCCCCTGCCAAGCTCATCGCCGCCGCCGTGGGAATCTCGACCGGCGACGCCGCACGGCTGGTCGCGGTCGGTGAGGCCACGGCCCCGCGCAGCGACCTTCTGGGGGCGCGCCTACCGGCCAAGTATCCCGCGGTGCGCGCCGCACTCGATTCGGGGGCGATCGGCGCCCAGGCCGCGGCCTTGATCGTCGGGCTCCTTGACCGGTGCCGCGTCGCGGCCGGCGCGGAGCGCATTGCGGAGGGGGACCGGATGCTGGCCGAAGCGGCCCCTGGCGTTGCGCTCGACGACCTCCGCAAGCTCATCGTGCGAGCGGAGGCGTGGCTTGATCCGGATGGCGTGGAGCCACGCGCCGACGCACAGCGGAGTGCGCGGTCGCTCACGATGTTCGAGCGCAACGGCATGCTGCACCTCGACGCGAAGCTCGATGCCGAGACCGCGGCTCCGATCGTCGCTGCCGTTCGCGGGTACGTCACCGCGGCGTTCGCTGCACGGGCGGAAGCTCCCGATCCCGAATCGTCGGATGTGGATCGCCGCACGGTGGCGATGATCCAGGCCGACGGTCTCGCCGTTCTCTGTGCCCACGCGCTCGGATGCACGGCGGAGCGCCTCCCGCTGGCCGGCGCGACGGTCGTCGTGCGTATCGGCCTCGACGAACTGGAGTCCGGAGCGGGATCCGCGGCGATCGACGGCATCGACCAGCCCATCAGCGTCGCGGCGGCCCGCCGGATGGCAGCGGGAGGTGGCGTGATTCCCTGCGTGCTCGGTGGTGAGAGCGAAATCCTCGACTGGGGGCGTGAGAAGCGGCTTTTCACCAGGGCGCAGAGACGTGCGCTCGTCGAGCGCGACGGGGGATGTGCGATGTGCGGGCTGCCACCCGAGATGACCAAAGCGCATCACATCCGATGGTGGAAGCGAGATCACGGTCCGACCGACCTGTCGAACGGCGTGCTGCTCTGCGAGACGTGCCACCATCGCATCCA
This window harbors:
- a CDS encoding HNH endonuclease, with the protein product MPKLLALHDAVLRLEAAWADADDALDLTRNQLIGVHEAIGALQRQLDAVHADVAAGIARESRLELGADGLAKQRGYRSPAKLIAAAVGISTGDAARLVAVGEATAPRSDLLGARLPAKYPAVRAALDSGAIGAQAAALIVGLLDRCRVAAGAERIAEGDRMLAEAAPGVALDDLRKLIVRAEAWLDPDGVEPRADAQRSARSLTMFERNGMLHLDAKLDAETAAPIVAAVRGYVTAAFAARAEAPDPESSDVDRRTVAMIQADGLAVLCAHALGCTAERLPLAGATVVVRIGLDELESGAGSAAIDGIDQPISVAAARRMAAGGGVIPCVLGGESEILDWGREKRLFTRAQRRALVERDGGCAMCGLPPEMTKAHHIRWWKRDHGPTDLSNGVLLCETCHHRIHDNDWEIRIEGAGVAARVWFVPPGYIDVSRTPRLGGRARFDIAA